The Methanobrevibacter arboriphilus JCM 13429 = DSM 1125 genome includes a region encoding these proteins:
- a CDS encoding multiprotein bridging factor aMBF1, with protein sequence MRCEICGQPIEEGKSKKTKIDGSIMEVCSDCSKFGIIQKEPPKPKNILNKSKMSGTNRTGKSTRSPRPMYSLDEPTEELVEDFQSIVREGREKKGFSREELGEKIYEKVSVINRIESGKMVPDIKLAKKLEKILNITLIEKISDMELEDFKNVSSGGPTLGDIVKIKKK encoded by the coding sequence ATGAGATGCGAAATTTGTGGACAACCCATAGAAGAAGGTAAGTCAAAAAAAACAAAAATTGATGGTTCTATTATGGAAGTTTGCTCAGATTGCTCTAAATTTGGTATAATTCAAAAGGAACCTCCAAAACCAAAAAACATTCTCAATAAGAGCAAAATGAGTGGAACTAATAGAACTGGTAAAAGCACTAGATCTCCTAGACCAATGTATTCACTTGATGAACCTACTGAAGAGTTAGTTGAAGATTTTCAATCAATAGTCCGAGAAGGTCGTGAAAAGAAAGGTTTTTCAAGAGAAGAGCTTGGTGAAAAAATTTATGAAAAAGTTTCTGTTATAAATAGAATTGAATCAGGAAAAATGGTTCCAGATATAAAATTAGCTAAAAAATTAGAAAAAATATTGAATATAACTTTAATTGAAAAAATATCTGATATGGAGTTAGAAGATTTTAAAAATGTATCTTCAGGTGGACCAACTCTTGGAGATATTGTTAAAATTAAGAAAAAATAA